The following proteins come from a genomic window of Candidatus Zixiibacteriota bacterium:
- the ggt gene encoding gamma-glutamyltransferase gives MSIERAFRVVVLLVLFWSSAVGAAAGRSGFGGLVVSDHELATKAGMEVLGRGGNAVDAAVATAFALGVVDPASSGIGGGGFMVIYDARDRKAHALDFRETAPEAARPELYVRGGKAVPSLSVTGALAVAVPGEVAGLAQALKRFGTMPLAALMAPSIRYASEGFPLDAALRYAIERQAENMKRFPDLARLFLGNNGAPPEGARIRQPELAESLKAIASGGPGVFYEGWIAEAIVEAVRKEGGVLSLADLKRYKPVWREPLLGKYRGRTVIAMPPPSSGGVAILQMLNVLEGYRLGAIPHNSATYLHLLAETMKHAFADRAQFLGDPDFVKVPVAALISKAHAGWIRGRISAVKTHPAAHYGSGRARAELGGTTHFNVLDRLGNAVACTLTINTRFGSKVLAGRAGFVLNNEIDDFAIHPGGNVYGLVGNGANALAPGKRPLSSMSPTIVMRGERPEVIVGGAGGPRIISATLQALLNIIDFGMTAREAVEAPRIHHQWVPEDLQVEAAVAPETKKALERRGHRLRERNVLGVVQAIVARSGKVSGAADPRKDERARSE, from the coding sequence ATGTCCATCGAGCGCGCTTTCCGGGTCGTCGTTCTCCTCGTCCTGTTCTGGTCGTCGGCCGTCGGCGCGGCCGCCGGGCGTTCGGGCTTCGGCGGCCTCGTGGTATCGGACCACGAGCTGGCGACGAAGGCGGGAATGGAGGTGCTCGGCCGCGGCGGCAACGCGGTCGACGCCGCGGTCGCCACCGCGTTCGCGCTCGGCGTGGTCGACCCGGCGTCGTCTGGCATCGGAGGCGGCGGTTTCATGGTGATCTACGACGCGCGCGACCGCAAGGCGCACGCGCTCGATTTCCGCGAGACGGCGCCGGAAGCGGCGCGGCCGGAGCTCTACGTTCGGGGCGGCAAGGCGGTTCCCTCGCTCAGCGTGACCGGCGCGCTGGCGGTGGCGGTGCCGGGGGAGGTCGCCGGTCTGGCTCAGGCTCTCAAGCGATTCGGAACGATGCCGCTTGCGGCGTTGATGGCACCCTCCATCCGCTACGCGAGCGAAGGATTTCCCCTGGACGCCGCGCTGCGCTACGCCATCGAGCGCCAGGCGGAGAACATGAAGCGGTTCCCCGATCTCGCGCGGCTTTTCCTCGGCAACAACGGGGCACCGCCGGAGGGAGCACGCATTCGCCAGCCGGAACTCGCCGAGTCGCTGAAGGCGATCGCTTCGGGCGGGCCCGGGGTTTTCTACGAGGGCTGGATCGCCGAAGCGATCGTCGAGGCGGTCCGCAAGGAAGGCGGGGTGCTGTCACTCGCCGATCTCAAGCGCTACAAACCGGTCTGGCGCGAGCCGCTGCTCGGCAAATACCGCGGCCGGACGGTGATCGCCATGCCGCCGCCGAGCTCGGGCGGGGTGGCGATCCTGCAGATGCTCAACGTTCTCGAAGGCTACAGGCTCGGGGCGATCCCCCACAACTCCGCCACGTATCTCCACCTGCTCGCCGAAACGATGAAGCACGCTTTCGCCGACCGGGCCCAGTTCCTGGGCGATCCCGACTTCGTCAAGGTGCCGGTCGCCGCCCTGATCTCGAAGGCGCACGCCGGATGGATCCGCGGCCGCATCTCGGCGGTGAAGACGCATCCCGCCGCCCACTACGGATCGGGTCGCGCCAGGGCAGAGCTCGGCGGCACCACCCATTTCAACGTCCTCGATCGCCTCGGCAACGCGGTGGCCTGCACGCTGACGATCAACACTCGCTTCGGCTCCAAGGTGCTGGCCGGCCGGGCGGGCTTCGTGCTCAACAACGAAATCGACGATTTCGCCATTCATCCCGGGGGCAACGTCTACGGGCTCGTCGGCAACGGCGCCAACGCGCTCGCGCCCGGGAAACGGCCGCTGAGCAGCATGTCTCCCACCATTGTCATGCGGGGAGAGCGCCCGGAGGTGATCGTCGGCGGGGCCGGGGGGCCGCGCATCATCAGCGCCACGCTGCAGGCCTTGCTCAACATCATCGACTTCGGGATGACGGCAAGGGAGGCGGTCGAGGCGCCACGCATTCATCACCAGTGGGTGCCCGAGGATCTGCAGGTCGAGGCCGCGGTGGCGCCCGAGACCAAAAAGGCCCTGGAGCGGCGGGGCCACCGGCTCCGCGAGCGCAACGTTCTGGGAGTGGTTCAGGCGATCGTGGCGCGCTCGGGAAAGGTTTCAGGGGCCGCCGATCCGCGCAAGGACGAGCGGGCGCGCTCGGAATGA
- a CDS encoding phage holin family protein, which produces MSQSEPPRSAPDPAGIAPSFRAAAAAAAAALHTRLELLTTELQEERERLRVTLLLSLLLFFGLSLGVILLTVFAAALFWQAGWVYALGALAALYLAIGIGAGLLLRRRFLAGPPLLSATLAELAKDCERLRSSVHE; this is translated from the coding sequence ATGAGCCAGTCCGAGCCCCCCAGGAGCGCCCCGGATCCGGCGGGCATCGCGCCCTCGTTCAGGGCGGCGGCCGCCGCCGCAGCCGCCGCCCTGCACACGCGGCTGGAGCTGCTGACCACCGAGCTGCAGGAGGAGCGCGAAAGGCTCAGGGTGACCCTGCTGCTCTCGCTCCTCCTGTTTTTCGGACTGAGCCTCGGCGTGATCCTGCTGACGGTCTTTGCGGCCGCTCTTTTCTGGCAGGCGGGTTGGGTCTACGCGCTCGGGGCGCTCGCCGCCCTCTATCTGGCGATCGGCATCGGAGCGGGCTTGCTCCTGCGCCGGAGGTTCCTCGCCGGCCCCCCCCTGCTTTCCGCCACGCTGGCGGAGCTCGCCAAGGACTGCGAGCGGCTGAGGTCATCCGTCCATGAATAG
- a CDS encoding DUF883 family protein, whose protein sequence is MNGDAAREKLVQDLKTLINDAEELLKVTATQAGEKVAAARQKIEQSLIEGKKSLADAEAVFVKKTKEFADIADDYVRENPWTAVGAAAGLGLVLGMLIRRG, encoded by the coding sequence ATGAACGGAGACGCGGCCAGGGAGAAACTCGTCCAGGATCTCAAGACGCTGATCAACGACGCCGAGGAACTGTTGAAGGTCACCGCCACCCAGGCGGGCGAAAAGGTCGCCGCGGCGCGCCAGAAGATCGAGCAAAGCCTGATCGAAGGCAAGAAGTCGCTCGCCGACGCCGAAGCGGTCTTCGTGAAGAAGACCAAGGAGTTCGCCGACATCGCCGACGACTACGTTCGCGAAAACCCCTGGACCGCCGTCGGCGCCGCCGCCGGTCTGGGGCTCGTGCTCGGAATGCTGATCCGGCGCGGCTGA
- a CDS encoding extracellular solute-binding protein: MFKHRLPIVASLFAALLWLPSAARAQKAPDPKVVEGAKKEGQLVYYTTMTLDQSKATVDRFEKKYPFIKVTLFRTGGGPLLNKILTESRGGRHDWDVVVGRGEMVLPLMQRKLLASYHSPESKAIDDQLVDKEGFWTAYYVNSYVLGWNTKLVKREDVPKTYEGLLNPKWKGGQISLDTEAYGMLEGLKGVWGAEKAIAFFRKLAAQEPVLKRGNTERVQLAVAGEYPLIIAYNQTIQRMTSRGAPIDWLPLEPVVTQVNPAMIGAKAPHPNAARLFYDYILSKEGQEQLRGFQRIPVRRDVDPDPPRLFRGFKYVIENPEDYQDFNATVKQYLEIFKLR, from the coding sequence ATGTTCAAGCACCGGCTTCCAATCGTCGCCTCGCTATTCGCCGCGCTTCTCTGGTTGCCGTCCGCCGCTCGGGCCCAGAAGGCTCCCGACCCGAAGGTCGTCGAGGGAGCGAAAAAAGAAGGACAGCTCGTCTACTACACGACGATGACGCTGGACCAGAGCAAGGCGACCGTCGACCGGTTCGAGAAAAAATATCCCTTCATCAAGGTCACGTTGTTTCGAACCGGCGGGGGGCCGCTCCTGAACAAGATCCTCACCGAGTCGCGCGGCGGCCGGCACGACTGGGATGTCGTCGTCGGCAGAGGCGAGATGGTGCTGCCGCTGATGCAGCGCAAGCTCCTCGCCTCCTACCACAGCCCCGAGAGCAAGGCGATCGACGACCAGCTGGTCGACAAGGAGGGGTTCTGGACCGCCTACTACGTGAACAGTTACGTCCTCGGCTGGAACACCAAGCTGGTGAAGCGCGAAGACGTGCCCAAAACCTACGAGGGCCTGCTCAACCCGAAGTGGAAGGGTGGGCAGATCTCGCTCGATACGGAAGCCTACGGGATGCTCGAGGGGCTCAAGGGCGTGTGGGGGGCGGAGAAGGCGATCGCGTTTTTCCGCAAGCTCGCGGCGCAGGAACCGGTCCTCAAGCGCGGCAACACGGAGAGAGTGCAGCTCGCGGTGGCGGGAGAGTACCCGTTGATCATCGCCTACAACCAGACGATCCAGCGCATGACGTCGCGCGGCGCGCCCATCGACTGGCTGCCGCTCGAGCCGGTGGTCACGCAGGTGAACCCGGCGATGATCGGCGCGAAAGCGCCGCACCCGAACGCCGCGCGGCTCTTCTACGACTACATTCTCTCGAAGGAAGGCCAGGAGCAGCTGCGGGGCTTCCAGCGGATCCCCGTGCGGCGGGACGTCGATCCCGATCCGCCGCGGCTGTTCCGCGGCTTCAAGTACGTGATCGAGAATCCGGAGGATTACCAGGACTTCAACGCGACGGTGAAGCAGTACCTGGAGATTTTCAAGCTCCGCTGA
- a CDS encoding adenylosuccinate synthase, translating into MANVAVIGAQWGDEGKGKIVDLFAEHADIVVRFQGGNNAGHTLVVDGKKTVLHLIPSGALHARKLCVIGNGVVVDPEVLLAEIAELKRAGRLLDDAMLRVSDAAHLIMPYHKAIDLARERIRGRGKIGTTGRGIGPAYEDKVARIGIRFVDLLEEDTFREKLRRNIEEKNIYLKAILKEKTLDFDRIHDAYAVYRDKLRPYVTNTSMLLEREIRAGKRVLFEGAQGTLLDVDHGTYPYVTSSNTVTGGICTGAGVGPQHVQQVIGISKAYTTRVGGGPFPTELSGPEGEALKREGVEYGATTGRPRRCGWFDAVGVRHAVRLNGMSALALTKLDVLSSFPRIAICTAYRCDGELLDDFPSSTKMLERAEPVLEECEGWNEPLSHVRKFSDLPRNAQKYVSRLEEVVGAEVIVVSVGPDREQTIVRRNPFDGPDRG; encoded by the coding sequence ATGGCCAACGTAGCGGTCATCGGGGCCCAGTGGGGCGACGAGGGAAAGGGCAAGATCGTCGACCTCTTCGCCGAGCACGCCGACATCGTCGTCCGCTTCCAGGGGGGCAACAACGCCGGCCACACGCTCGTGGTCGACGGCAAGAAGACCGTCCTGCACCTGATTCCTTCGGGGGCGCTGCACGCGCGCAAGCTCTGCGTCATCGGCAACGGCGTCGTCGTCGACCCCGAGGTGCTGCTCGCGGAAATCGCCGAGCTCAAGCGGGCTGGCCGCCTGCTCGACGACGCCATGCTGCGGGTCAGCGATGCGGCGCACCTCATCATGCCGTACCACAAGGCGATCGATCTTGCGCGCGAGAGGATCCGCGGCCGGGGCAAGATCGGAACCACGGGGCGGGGCATCGGTCCGGCCTATGAGGACAAAGTGGCGCGGATCGGCATCCGCTTTGTCGACCTGCTCGAGGAAGACACGTTTCGCGAGAAGCTCAGGCGCAACATCGAGGAGAAGAATATCTACCTCAAGGCGATCCTGAAGGAGAAAACGCTGGACTTCGACCGGATTCACGACGCCTACGCCGTCTACCGCGACAAGCTCAGGCCCTACGTCACCAACACGAGCATGCTGCTGGAGCGCGAGATTCGCGCCGGAAAGCGGGTGCTCTTCGAGGGCGCGCAGGGCACGCTGCTCGACGTCGACCACGGCACCTACCCCTATGTCACCTCCTCGAACACCGTCACCGGGGGGATCTGCACCGGGGCCGGTGTGGGGCCGCAGCACGTCCAGCAGGTGATCGGGATCTCCAAGGCCTACACGACGCGCGTCGGCGGCGGTCCCTTTCCCACCGAGCTCAGCGGGCCCGAGGGCGAGGCGCTCAAGCGCGAGGGAGTGGAGTACGGCGCCACCACCGGCCGGCCGCGCCGGTGCGGCTGGTTCGACGCGGTCGGCGTGCGCCACGCGGTGCGGTTGAACGGAATGAGCGCGCTCGCGCTCACCAAGCTCGACGTGCTCAGCTCGTTTCCCAGGATCGCGATCTGCACCGCTTACCGCTGCGACGGGGAGCTGCTGGACGACTTTCCCTCGAGCACCAAGATGCTGGAACGCGCCGAGCCGGTCCTCGAGGAATGCGAGGGGTGGAACGAGCCGCTGTCGCACGTGCGGAAGTTTTCCGATCTCCCGCGCAACGCTCAGAAATACGTGAGCCGGCTCGAAGAAGTGGTGGGGGCCGAAGTGATCGTGGTCTCGGTCGGACCGGACCGCGAGCAGACGATCGTGCGTCGCAACCCCTTCGACGGTCCGGACCGCGGCTGA